DNA from Nocardioides seonyuensis:
ACGGCGCGGGCCGTGCTCGACCTGGCCGACACCCTGGGCGAGACGGTCGAGGAGCACGGTGGCACCGCCCTGCTGGCCGACGTGGAGCTGCCGCTCGTCGGCACCCTCGTGCGGATGGAGCAGCGTGGCATCGCCGTCGACACCGATCACCTGGAGTCCTTGGAGTCGGAGTTCGGAGACCAGGTCAAGGCCGCTGCCGAGGACGCCTACGCCGTCATCGGCAAGGAGATCAACCTGGGGTCGCCCAAGCAGCTGCAGGTGGTGCTGTTCGACGAGCTCGACATGCCCAAGACCAAGCGCACCAAGACGGGTTACACGACCGACGCCGATGCCCTCCAGTCTCTCTACGAGAAGACCGAGCACCCGTTCCTCCAGCACCTCCTGCGGCACCGTGACGTGATCCGCCTGCGGCAGACCGTCGAGGGCCTGCTGAAGACGGTGGCGCCCGACGGCCGGATCCACACCACCTACAACCAGATCATCGCGGCGACCGGACGCCTCTCGAGCACCGACCCCAACCTGCAGAACATCCCCATCCGTACCGAGGCGGGGCGACGGATCCGGGAGGGGTTCGTCGTGGGCGAGGGCAACGAGTCCCTCATGACGGCCGACTACAGCCAGGTGGAGATGCGCATCATGGCTCACCTGTCCGAGGACGACCTGCTCATCGAGGCGTTCCGCTCGGGGCAGGACTTCCACTCGATGACGGCCGCGCGGGTCTTCGACACCCCGGCCGACGAGGTGACCGTGGAGCAGCGCGCCAAGATCAAGGCGATGAACTACGGCCTCGCCTACGGCCTCTCCGCGTTCGGCCTGTCCCAGCAGCTCCGCATCGAGGCGAGCGAGGCGCGCGCCCTCATGGACGAGTACTTCGAGACCTTCGGCGGCATCCGTGACTACCTCGGCGGCATCGTCGCCGAGGCTCGCCGCTCGGGCTTCACCGAGACGATCATGGGCCGCCGGCGCTACCTGCCCGACCTGACGAGCGACAACCGGCAGCGCCGCGAGATGGCCGAGCGCATGGCGCTCAACGCCCCGATCCAGGGCTCGGCCGCCGACCTGATCAAGGTCGCGATGCTGGGGGTCGAACAGGCCATCCTCGACCAGGGGCTCGCCTCACGGATGCTCCTGCAGGTCCACGACGAGCTCGTGCTCGAGGTGGCTCCCGGGGAGAGCGAGGCGCTGGCGGCGCTGGTCCGCAAGGAGATGGGTCAGGCAGCCGAGCTCGCCGTCCCGCTGGACGTCTCCATCGGCACCGGCCGCAGCTGGCACGACGCCGCTCACTGAAGCGAGACCGGCCCCGGACCCATCGCTGTGTCCTCGCGTCGCAGGATGACGGCGCTGACCACCAGGAGCGCTGCCAGCACCACGAGGTCGACCCCGAGCACGACGACCACCAGGGCCCCGATCGAGCTGACCAGCAGGCCGAGCCCGATGATGAGCGCCAGACCCGCCCAGACGATGAGGATGGAGCGTCGTCCCTGTCGGGCCAGCACCGAGTAGATCAACAGCTGGACCAGTGACAGCACGGTGCCGAGGATGGCGAAGATCCAGAGCTGACCCTCGATCTCGGCGTACTGGGCACCGCCGACGAAGACGATGGCCAGGCTGGACAGCAGCCAGGTGGCCACTGCGCCCGCGAGTCCCAGGACTGCGACGAGGGAGAGACTGCGCAGGAGCGCACGCCGGCGGTGCTCGACCGTTGACATCGACGGGAACGCGACGACCACGACGAACTGGGGGAGGAACAACATCGCCTTGGTGAGGATGAGGCCGGCTCCGTAGAGGCCCGAGTCGTGGTCGGACAGCACGTTGCGTGCCACGATGATGTCGACGCTCGTCAGCGCGAAGTAGGCCAACAGGGCCTGACCGTTGTGCACGCTCTCCCACAGGATCGCCCGTCCGCGATGCTCCTGGCTGTAGGCCTCGCGCCGCTGCGGGAGCCGCAACGCCCACCAGCCGACCACCACGGGGGCACAGAAGCCGACGAACACGGCGACGATGGCCCACAGCTCTGTCGGACGCCAGGCCAGCAGCGCCGCACCGACGGCGACGCGGGGGACTCCTGCCGCGATGTAGAGCAGGCCGAGGGCACGCCAACGGCGCTCTCCCTGGAGGATGCCTGCCTGGGCCCCCATGATCGTCACCGGTACGGCGGAGGCTGCCACCAGGAAGGCGATGGGCAGGCTGTCGAGCCGAAGGGCCCGGTCGACGACCGGACTCAGCACGAGCAGGAGGACGCCGAGCGCTGCTGCGGCCCGGTAGGTCACGCCGAGGATCGACCGCTCGATCTGCCCGACGTGCTCGGGATCGGCAGCGATGCGCCGCGCGGCTGTCGCCTGGACGCCCAAGGACGCGACGCTCACGATGATGAGCAGGTTCATCGTCGCGAGGAAGGCGCCGTACGACGCGGGGCCGACGGTGTGGGCGACCAGGATGGTGTAGGCGTAGGTCGCGAAGTTCATGATCGCCATGGCGACCGCGATCTGGCCGCCGCCTGACGAGAAGCCGGAGATCTTGTCGCGCAGAGTGCTCGAGTCCCGCACCCGATCGGAGGCGTGTTCGGACATGCGCACACCCTAGGGTGTCGTCCTGTGCGGAGACGGGTCGGTGCAGGCGTGATTGCTGCGACACCCGCGCTCTGGTCGCTCCTGCTGGGGGCGCTCATGCTGGGCGGCTCCCTGGGAAGGGGATACGTCCTCTCCTACGACATGGTGTGGGTGCCCGACCTGGCCGTGCGCAGCGACTTCCTGGGCCTCGGCTCGGGACTGCCACGGGCGGTCCCCACGGATCTCGTGGTTGCCCTCGTCGACGAGGTCGTGCCCGGGATGCTCCTGCAGAAGCTCGTCCTGCTGGGGACGCTGGTGGTTGCCGGGACCGGTGCGTGGCGGATGGTCCCCGGCGACGGTCGCGTCGGGCCGTGGGCAGCATCGACGCTGTACGTGTGGAACCCGTTCGTCGTCGAACGTCTCGGCATCGGCCACTGGCCCCTGCTCATGGCGTACGCCGCGCTGCCGTGGATCTATCTCAACGCTCGCAGCTGGGCGACAGGAGGTCGGCGCCTGCCAGCGCTGGTGCTGTGGATGGCTTTCGCCAGCCTGAGCCCGGTCGGAGGCATCGTGGCAGCCGTTTTCGCGCTGCTGAGCGCGGCCCTTCCAGGAGCCGGATCGGTGCGACGGGTCGCGTGGACCTGCGTAGCGGCCGGTGCCCTGAACGCTCCGTGGGTGGTGGCTGGTGCCCTTCACGGTTCCGCCACGCTCAGTGACCCCGATGCGGTGACAGTCTTCGCCGCTCAGGGCGAGGGCCCGCTCCCGCCCGTGCTGGCGCTGATGGGCCTGGGAGGGATCTGGAACGCCGAGGTGGTGCCCGTCTCGCGAACCCAGTGGCCCGCAGCAGTGGCACTCCTGGTCGTGCTGTCGATGTGTGCTGCGGGCATCGCGAGCTGGCGTCGTCGTACCACCGCCTCCGACCGGTCCGTCCTCCTCGCCGCCGGAGCGGTCGGCCTGCTGCTCGCGGCCGCCGGCGCGCTGGTGCCCGGAGCGGTCGGGTGGGTGGTCGCCCACGTCCCCGGAGCCGGTCTCGTGCGCGACGGCTCTCGATTCATCGCACTCCTCGCCCCCCTCCAGGCGACGCTGTTCGGGCTGGGCGTGGCGCGCGCTGCATCGGCCGTACCCATCCGGTCGGGGGGCGTCGTGGCGGCCACGGCCCTGGCCCTCAGCCCCGTGGCACTGATGCCCGACGCCGCGCTCGGGCTCTCCGGTCGACTCGATGCGGTCGGCTACCCGACGGAGTACGCGCAGGCCGAGCGCGCGCTCAGCGAGCGGATGGAGGCAGGGCGCAGCGGTGACCTCCTCCTGCTGCCCTTCACGCCCTTCCGACTGCCACCGTGGAACGACGGTCGCAGGACGCTGAACCCTCTCGAGAGATACCTCCCGGCGAACTACCTGTCCAGCGACGTCCTGGTGGTCTCCGGCCGCGAGATCCCCGGGGAGGACGTGCGCGCCCAGGAGGTCGCCCGCATCCTGCGCACGCCTGACGACGAGGGCGTCGAACAGGCCCTGCGCGAGCTGGGCATCGCCTGGGTCGTGGTCGACCACGAGGCGGAGCGCGCTCTGGGGGCCTCCGCCCCAGGACTTTCAGCCACCCCGGGTGACTCGGAGGTGCTCCACAGGGGCGACCTGCTGACCCTGTGGGAGCTGCCCGCCGAGGAGGTACGTGCCTCGGACCCGTGGACCGGGAGAGTGCCCGAGCTGCTGCTGCTGGTGCTGGCCTGGGCAGCAGCTGGCGGCGCCCTGTGCATGGCGCTGGTGCAGCTGTGGCGCGTGAGGCGCCCAGTTGCGCGGAAATGCGACCCCGCCGACGACGAGATGTTACCGTGACCGTCACCTAGTGGAGTGGAGCCATTGACGTGCAGGGAAGAATCGCGGGCATCGTTGCCGTACTCGTCGGTCTGCTGCTTGCTGCCCTGACGACTGTCGGCGTGGTCCAGACCGTGAGCAGCGCTCCGGCCCAGCCCGAGCAGACCGTGATGGACTACGGCACCAACGAGACCACCCGCTAGTTCGCCACTCGTCCGGTTCGCCGCCAGGAGCGCTTCCGCTGGTCGACGGGGGAGGGTCCGTCAGGGTCCTCGCTGGACACTCGCTCGCCCTTCAGCACCTCACTGAGGACGTGGACGAACGAGCCCTGGGAGTGAGCCCATGAGAAGGTGTGGGACATGGCGTGGGCGCCACGTCCCAGACGCTCACGCTCTGCGTCGTCCTCGACGAGTCGCCTGACCGCCTCGGTGAAGGCCGCGGGGGTGTCGACCAGCAGTCCCGACTTGTCGTGAGAGATCGACTCACGAGTCCCCCCGGCTGTGGAGTAGGCGATCGTGGGGACTCCTTGGCTGCCGGCCTCGCCGACCACGATGCCCCACCCCTCCTTCAGGGACGGCAGGAGCATGAGCCACGACTGCGCCAGGATCTCGTGCTTGCGACGCTCGCTGACGTGTCCGGTGAAGGTCACGAAGTCCGCGGCGCCCTCTTTGGCGACGTACTCCGACAGGTCTGCGTCCCACCAACCGTTGCCCACGACAATCAGATGGGCATCGGGGTGGGTCTCGCGCAGGGCCACGACTGCGTCGATCGCGTGCTCCACCTGCTTGTGCGGGACCAGGCGGCCCAGCACGCAGAGCGTGGGCTGGGTGCTACGTGTGTGCTCCACGGCGGGTGGGGGTGATGTGCCGTTGTGGATCACCGCGATCCGGTCCTGGCCGATACCCAGGGCGATGAGCTCACCGCGCGTGGCGCGAGAGACGGCGATGTACTGAGACCGGCGGTACAACCATGGAGCCAGAATGCGTTCGATCCACCAGCCGAGGCGACCGACCAGACCGGGGTAGACGATCGGCCACTGCTCACGGTGCACGTGGTGCACGAGCACGACGACGGGGGCCCGTGTCACCAGACGTGTGAAGAAGGGGAGCCCGTTCTGGACGTCCACCACGAGGTCGACCTTGCCGAAGGTCCCGAGGAGGAGCCTCAGGGCGCCGATGAGGTAGATCGCCACGTGGTTGCCGCGCCGCACGAACTCGACGCCGCCGATGACCTCGTCGGCGGGCGCTTGGTCGTGGGCGGCGCAGAAGATGGTTGCGCGACCCCCATGGGCGACGACTCCTCGAGCCATGGCCTCGACGTACCGCTCGGAGCCCCCGCCTTCGGGGTTGGTGGTGTCGCGCCAGTTGAAGAAGACGATGTGGCGTCCCGCAAGGGTCGCGGGGGAAGCTCCCTGCATGCCTCGCACGCTACCCGTCTTGTGAAGTGTTCGTGGTCGATGAGCCGGGTTTGACGCCGCCAGGGTCCAGCCAGACCGGTCAGAAGGGGTCGTAGGGTCCTTCGTGCTGGAAGACCCGTGCCGCGAGGCGTCGCAGGCGCAGACGCAGCAGGACCTTCACTGCCACGTTGCGAACCCACCAGGGCATCTCGCGAAGGATCCTGACGCGGTCCTGCCACGACGGCTTTCCCACCTTGAACAATGCCATGGAACCTGCGCGGCTCTCGTAGCGGATTCGCCGCGACGGCAGCACGTGGGCGAGCACGCCCAGGGTGACGCCGATGGAGGAGTAGCAGTCATGGATCAGGATCGGCGCCCCCTCAGGGAGGTGGACGGACCACTTCAGGTCATCGGCCAGGGTCCAGTAGTCGTGCTTGCCGTCGATGTAGAGGCAGTCGATCGATCGGGTCCAACCGGGGCGTGCCCGCGTGCTGTAGTCGGTCAGCAGCTCCACCGACTCGGTCAGACCGTTCTGTTCCATGTTGTTCTGGAACTTGGTCTTCGTGGACACTCCGCCGAAGAGGCGCCCCTCGATGAAGGGGTCCACTGCCACGACGCGTCCGCCGCGCTCGCGTGCGGCTGCGGCGAGAATCACGGTGGACTTGCCCTGGTGGCTACCGATCTCGACGACCAAGGGGTCGTCGAGATCCCCGACGGCCTGGTGCAGGAGCCGGGCCTGGTCCTTCGTCAACCACCCCGGGATGTCCGAGGCGATCTCCCAGGTGGCGTCGAACGTCGAAGGCGCATGATCATCCACGAAGACTTCCTCACGTTGCAGAGGCCCGGATGATCCGGAGTACCGACGCAGAATATAGACTGCCGAAGGCATGCGTGGATCGACGACGGAAGGGCAGTCGCGGTGGTCGACGGTCTGATCTTCCGGGTCCAGTCGCGTGCGCGTGGCTCGTCAGTCTGGCGGATGGGTGTCCACCTCGTCGTCGTCGGCTCGGTCATCCTGCTCAACATGGTCCAGCAGCCCGGGCGAATCACCTTCGACACCAAGCTGGACATGCAACTCAATCCAGCCGACCTGCTGGCCCGCAGCACCAGCCTGTGGAACGCCGACTGGGCGATCGGTGGCCTGCAGAACCAGGCTTCGGGCTACCTGTTCCCCATGGGCCCGGTCTTCCTCCTGGGCGAGCTGATGGATATCCCCATGTGGATCTGGGAGCGCTTGTGGTCGGCGGCGGTCATGCTGCTGGCCTACGAGGGCGCACGACGGCTCGCAGCTCGCTGGCCCGGGGTCGGACCATCGGGAGCGATCCTGGCGGGTCTCGCCTACATGCTGTCCCCGCGCGTCCTGACCACTGTGGGCAGCCTGAGCGGCGAGAGCCTGCCGGCCGCGGTGCTGCCGTGGACCGTGCTCCCACTGGTTCTCTACCTGCGTGGTCAACTCAGCGGGCGGATCGCCTTCGTGCTGTCAGCGGCCACGGTTCCCCTGATGGGTGGACAGAACGCCACCCTCGTCTTCGCCTGCGTGATCTTTCCGGCTCTCCTCCTCGCGACAGCGGCCGGGAGAACGCTCCGTCACCGAGTCCGCGATCTGCTGGGATGGGGCGCTCTCGTGGGCGTCGCCTCGCTGTGGTGGTTCGTCCCCCTCGTGCTGCTCGGCTACTACAGTCCCCCCTTCCTGGACTTCATCGAGTCCGCGGAGAGCACTGCCGGATCAACGGGGTGGCTGTCCTCCCTTCGAGGGGCGAACCACTGGGTGGCCCACTTCTCAGGTGGCGGCCCGGTCGGGTGGTCCGGTGCGTACGAGCTGGCGTCCTCCCGCCTGTTGCTGCTCACGACGGTGCTGGTCGCCGCCATCGGTCTTGTCGGGCTCCTGCAGCGCGGGCTCTGGGAGCGGCGGGTGCTGGTCTCGTCCCTCGTGATCGGCATGGCGGTGCTCACGGCGGGCAGCGGCGGCTGGGCCGGGTCGCTCTTCTCGGAGTCGTGGCTGGTCGCCCTCGACACCTGGCTCGCTCCCTTGCGGAACATCCACAAGTTCGACCCGTTGGTTCGGCTGCCCCTGAGCCTGGGTATCGCTGCTTGGGTGACGGCGTGGGCGCCGCGTCTGGGCAGGTCGGCCCAGGCGGAGCGGGCGTCCCGCGTCCTGAAGCTTGCCGGTACGGGACTCCTGATCGCCGTCGCCGCGATACCGGCGGCAGCCGGCTCGCTGAGGACCGATGACGGGTTCGAGGCGATGCCATCGACCTGGCGTGCCGCGGTGGACCACGTGACTGATCAGCCGGGGCCAACCCGGGTCATGGTCCTGCCCGGCACCAGCTTTGGCGTCCAGACCTGGGGTCGCACGATCGACGAGCCCATCCAAGTGCTCGACCCCCCTCCCTGGGTGGCTCGCGCGCAGATCACCGTCTCCCGGGCAGGCACCCTCAGACTGCTCGACTCGGTGGAGCAGGCCGTGGCAGAGGCGAGACCGCAGGATGGGCTGGCAGAGGCGCTGCGCGCTCTGGGCATCACGCATGTGATCGTTCGCAACGACCTCGACCGCGAG
Protein-coding regions in this window:
- a CDS encoding oligosaccharide flippase family protein, which produces MSEHASDRVRDSSTLRDKISGFSSGGGQIAVAMAIMNFATYAYTILVAHTVGPASYGAFLATMNLLIIVSVASLGVQATAARRIAADPEHVGQIERSILGVTYRAAAALGVLLLVLSPVVDRALRLDSLPIAFLVAASAVPVTIMGAQAGILQGERRWRALGLLYIAAGVPRVAVGAALLAWRPTELWAIVAVFVGFCAPVVVGWWALRLPQRREAYSQEHRGRAILWESVHNGQALLAYFALTSVDIIVARNVLSDHDSGLYGAGLILTKAMLFLPQFVVVVAFPSMSTVEHRRRALLRSLSLVAVLGLAGAVATWLLSSLAIVFVGGAQYAEIEGQLWIFAILGTVLSLVQLLIYSVLARQGRRSILIVWAGLALIIGLGLLVSSIGALVVVVLGVDLVVLAALLVVSAVILRREDTAMGPGPVSLQ
- a CDS encoding glycosyltransferase family 4 protein, coding for MQGASPATLAGRHIVFFNWRDTTNPEGGGSERYVEAMARGVVAHGGRATIFCAAHDQAPADEVIGGVEFVRRGNHVAIYLIGALRLLLGTFGKVDLVVDVQNGLPFFTRLVTRAPVVVLVHHVHREQWPIVYPGLVGRLGWWIERILAPWLYRRSQYIAVSRATRGELIALGIGQDRIAVIHNGTSPPPAVEHTRSTQPTLCVLGRLVPHKQVEHAIDAVVALRETHPDAHLIVVGNGWWDADLSEYVAKEGAADFVTFTGHVSERRKHEILAQSWLMLLPSLKEGWGIVVGEAGSQGVPTIAYSTAGGTRESISHDKSGLLVDTPAAFTEAVRRLVEDDAERERLGRGAHAMSHTFSWAHSQGSFVHVLSEVLKGERVSSEDPDGPSPVDQRKRSWRRTGRVAN
- a CDS encoding class I SAM-dependent methyltransferase, yielding MDDHAPSTFDATWEIASDIPGWLTKDQARLLHQAVGDLDDPLVVEIGSHQGKSTVILAAAARERGGRVVAVDPFIEGRLFGGVSTKTKFQNNMEQNGLTESVELLTDYSTRARPGWTRSIDCLYIDGKHDYWTLADDLKWSVHLPEGAPILIHDCYSSIGVTLGVLAHVLPSRRIRYESRAGSMALFKVGKPSWQDRVRILREMPWWVRNVAVKVLLRLRLRRLAARVFQHEGPYDPF